One Sulfitobacter sp. M39 genomic window, AAAGTTGTTGGGGTTGCGGTAGGGTGCCGCGGGCACCTGCACCAGCTCGGCCCCGGCAAGGCGCAGCATATCCTTCTTTTCCTGACTTTGCGTTTCAGGAATGACGATCACGGTTTTGAACCCCATTGATGCGCCGACCAGTGCCAGCCCGATACCGGTGTTGCCTGCCGTGCCTTCAACAATCGTGCCGCCGGGTTTCAGCGCACCCTTGGCGATGGCATCCTGAATGATGAACAGCGCAGCACGGTCCTTGACCGACTGGCCGGGGTTCATGAATTCTGCCTTGCCGTATATCTCGCAGCCGGTTTCCTCGCTCGCCTTGCGCAGACGAATAAGAGGGGTGTTGCCAATGGCCTGCGCCAGATCAGATGCGACGTGCATGGGATGCTCCTAAATCAAGTTACATCCGGTGTAGCGGCGGGCGCTTCCAACCTCAAGCGTTCCCGATGCCGCGCAAGCCAGTAAGCGGCAATCACCAGCGGCGCATTGGCAGCTTCAAGCTGGTCTACCATCGTCATCAGCGCATCAAAGCCGATGGGATGGGACCGGATATCCTCGCTTTCCGCCTCGAGCCCGTTCACACCGGTGCTACCATCGGGCAAATCTGCAAGCCCCAGATAGATATAGAAAAATTCCGTAGAATCCCCCGGAGAGGCATAGACTTCCGCGATTTTTTCAAGCTTGCGCAGGGTCAGCCCCGCTTCTTCCTGTGCCTCGCGGTGCGCGGCGTCTTCGGGGCTTTCGCCCGGATCAACACGGCCCGCGATGGGTTCAAGTTGCCACTGCGCGCGATCCCCCCGCGCCACCGGCCCCATGCGCAGCTGCTCTACCAGCATCACCCGATCCCGCACCGGATCATAGGGCAGCACCAACGCGGCATCGGTCGCGACGAAGACCGCCCGCTCCAGCACATCGGTCATCGTGCCGTCGAAACGCTCGTGCGCGAGGTGATATTCGTTCAGCGCGAAATAATTGGTATAGGCGCGGTCAATCCGGTCGATCCGCACCTTGCCATCCAGCGTCCCTCCCCCGTGTTTCGACCCAAGCGCATTCACCTGCGCCGCTGCCCGTGACCGGATCATCGGGAACATCTGGGCCACGCGGTCGGCGGTGTAGACGCCGAAATAATCCATCACCTCGCGCGCGGCAAAGCAGCTAAGCGCGCCCCAGTCTGCCTGCCACTGCGTCAGCGACCAGCGGTCACGTGTCGTCCATTGATCGGGCCGCGCGAAATAGCCCAAAGCCTTTGCGCCGCTTTCCAACGTGACCTCTTGCAGATCGTAGGCAAAGCTGCCCTCGTAGAAATTCAACCGGTCCAGATCGTTCTGCCCCAGCCCGCGCAGCAACAACCCTTCGGCAGATTGGCCCGGTGCCGGCACGATGCAAGGGAATGGTCCCTCGACCACGGACAAGGCGATGTGATCCGGCAAACGGTCCGGCGAGATGTCAAGCCGGTCCGCCGCGCGCCCCATCACGATTTCAAGCAGCGGCACATGCCGCAACGACCCATAGAGAAAAAGATCTGTCATCGGCTTAAGGAAACTTGTTGTCGATAAGGTTTGTGATCACGCCGCTGACGGCCCCGCCAATCAACACGACCGCGATGATCGGCACCGTCGCCATGATCAGGAAGTATTCGGCACCGATACCGATCATGCCCACCAGCGCCTCTCCGACACCGCCATAGCGGTGCATCATCGCTTTCTCGATCATCTCGCGGCCTGCCTGAATGAACAGCCCCCAGAACACCAGAACCACGGCACCGGTCAGCCCGATGGTGATCCCTTCGGAAGCGCCACCGCCCGCACGTGCCCCCATGACCCGCCACCCGACCGCGAGCCCGAGGGCAATATTGGTGGGAATGAAATACCCGAACTGGGTGGATTCAGGCATCAGGGGCATGATCATGCGCGAAAGGGCAAAGCCCATCAGCGCCAGGCAGAAAGCAGCTGTCAGGCGGGCAGCGGTCGGCATCGGGATTTCCTTAGACTACAAGCAATGCGCCCTCAGGCCGGACGCTTCACGGTAATCTGTGTCACATCGCAATTGCCGCTGTCAAAGGTAGACGCGCAAGAGGTGAGGTAGAAATCCCACATCCGCTTGAAGCGTTCGTCAAAGCCCATGCGCGCGATCTCTTCCCACTTCTCATTGAAGGTCGTATGCCAACGACGCAGCGTGACGTCGTAACTTTTGCCAAATTCAATAGACTTTTCAACGGCTAATCCAGCACTCTCAACCTGTTGCTTCAAGACCGAAGGGCTTGGCAGCATACCACCCGGGAAGATATATTTCTGAATGAAATCAACGCCTCGCTTGTATACCTTCCAGCGACGATCCGGCACGGTGATGATCTGCAAGGTCGCTTGACATCCAGGTTTAAGGCAGGCGTGCAACGTGTTGAAATACGACGGCCAATACTGTTCCCCAACGGCTTCGAACATCTCTATGCTGGCAATACCATCGTAGGTGCCACGCTCGTCACGGTAATCTTGAAGCTTGAACTGAACAACATCGGCCAAGCCCGCGTTTTCAATACGTTCTTTGGCGTAGTTAAACTGCTCTTTGCTGATGGTGAGGCACGTCACCTTGAGCCCGCGTTCCTTCGCTGCATATTCAGCGAAACCGCCCCAGCCGCAGCCGATTTCCAGCACATGATCCCCAGCCGAGACCCCCATCTGATCCACCATAGAGGCATATTTCGCGGTCTGCGCCGCCTCTAGCGATTGTTGGAAGCCGTCCTCGAAAAGCGCGCTTGAATAGGTCATCGTATCATCAAGCCACAATTTGTAGAAATCATTCCCCAAATCATAGTGATAGCTGATGTTCTTACGCGCTTGCTTCTTGCTGTTGCGCTGCAACCAGAAGCGCAGGGATTCAAATTTACGGATCAACCCCATGCCGGGGAATGAATCGTAGATATCCTCATTCGCATGGGCCACGTCCATAAAGGCCTGCAGGTCCGGTGTGCTCCACCATTCGTCAAGGTAGGCATCGCTGAAACCAAGATCACCCTCCCTGATAAGACGCGCGAACAAGTCATTGTTATGGATACGGATTTCGGCAATGGGCAGCGGGTTCTTTCCGGTTGCGCGAAAGCACCGCCCGTCGGGCAAAACAAAGTCGACCTGCCCGTTTTGCATTTCCTGCGCCATCGCAAAAACACGCGAGAAATATCGTGGAAGGGCAGTCTGCCCCTCGGTGCTGGTCAAAATCATTCGCTCTCCTGTATGCGCTTGGACGCGTATCTTATTGGTTTATGGGTGTTACGTGGGAGATCCACGTTTCATAAAGGTTAAAAGTTTCGCCCCTTATAGGTTTCAAGGGCGCGTTCGCGGCCTTCGTCGAGCGCGATGATCTTCTCGGGATAGTCATCATCCGCCGACAAGGGCCAACTGCGCGGGATCGCGTCAAAGAACGCAAGCGCGTCCTTATGCGGATTGGCCCGCCCCTCGGCGATCCAGCGACTGGCGTAGTCTCTATTCTTATCAAATTTATCCAGCTGTGTCTCGGGGTTGAACACGCGGAAATACGGGGACGCATCCGGCCCCGACCCCGCCGCCCATTGCCACCCCATCGCATTGCTCGCGGGGTCCCAGTCGATCAGGCAATGTTCAAACCACTTCTGCCCGATGCGCCAGTGACACATCAGATGTTTCGTCAGATAGCTCGCGACGATCATGCGGCCGCGGTTATGCATGCGGCCGGTGACATAGAGCTCGCGCATGGCGGCATCGACAAAGGGCTCGCCCGTGCGCCCCTGTTTCCAGGCCTTCACCTCGGCGCGGCGTTCATCCTCGTTCCAGGGGAAGGCATCCCATTCGTCGCGCCAGTTATCGGTCAGCATCCGTGGCGTGTGATGCATCAAGTGATAGGCAAACTCGCGCCACACCAGC contains:
- a CDS encoding NUDIX domain-containing protein, with amino-acid sequence MTDLFLYGSLRHVPLLEIVMGRAADRLDISPDRLPDHIALSVVEGPFPCIVPAPGQSAEGLLLRGLGQNDLDRLNFYEGSFAYDLQEVTLESGAKALGYFARPDQWTTRDRWSLTQWQADWGALSCFAAREVMDYFGVYTADRVAQMFPMIRSRAAAQVNALGSKHGGGTLDGKVRIDRIDRAYTNYFALNEYHLAHERFDGTMTDVLERAVFVATDAALVLPYDPVRDRVMLVEQLRMGPVARGDRAQWQLEPIAGRVDPGESPEDAAHREAQEEAGLTLRKLEKIAEVYASPGDSTEFFYIYLGLADLPDGSTGVNGLEAESEDIRSHPIGFDALMTMVDQLEAANAPLVIAAYWLARHRERLRLEAPAATPDVT
- a CDS encoding TrgA family protein, translating into MPTAARLTAAFCLALMGFALSRMIMPLMPESTQFGYFIPTNIALGLAVGWRVMGARAGGGASEGITIGLTGAVVLVFWGLFIQAGREMIEKAMMHRYGGVGEALVGMIGIGAEYFLIMATVPIIAVVLIGGAVSGVITNLIDNKFP
- a CDS encoding SAM-dependent methyltransferase, producing the protein MILTSTEGQTALPRYFSRVFAMAQEMQNGQVDFVLPDGRCFRATGKNPLPIAEIRIHNNDLFARLIREGDLGFSDAYLDEWWSTPDLQAFMDVAHANEDIYDSFPGMGLIRKFESLRFWLQRNSKKQARKNISYHYDLGNDFYKLWLDDTMTYSSALFEDGFQQSLEAAQTAKYASMVDQMGVSAGDHVLEIGCGWGGFAEYAAKERGLKVTCLTISKEQFNYAKERIENAGLADVVQFKLQDYRDERGTYDGIASIEMFEAVGEQYWPSYFNTLHACLKPGCQATLQIITVPDRRWKVYKRGVDFIQKYIFPGGMLPSPSVLKQQVESAGLAVEKSIEFGKSYDVTLRRWHTTFNEKWEEIARMGFDERFKRMWDFYLTSCASTFDSGNCDVTQITVKRPA